The Haloplanus salinarum genome includes a region encoding these proteins:
- a CDS encoding DUF4013 domain-containing protein, protein MAIDLERLVRYPANSEEWATILLVGGVLTALSVLIVPAVLLLGYLLRVLRAGMAEAAEPPGFEDPRTLLYEGTVASIIVLVYQFVPLFVATLTVGGTVLAVLTGVEVGVVPGLVGLLGGLALAAILAVVLGYVTLIGLANYAHEGDLRAGFDLGVCRAVAFDGAYAVPWLYGVLLLVAGNVVAGVLGFVPVVGVLAVFYAQVAAAWAWGKGFADATGLDDAPEPQGTATG, encoded by the coding sequence ATGGCCATCGACCTCGAACGGCTCGTCCGGTACCCCGCGAACTCCGAGGAGTGGGCCACCATCCTCCTCGTCGGGGGCGTGCTGACGGCGCTGTCGGTGTTGATCGTCCCGGCCGTGCTCCTGCTCGGTTACCTCCTCCGGGTCCTCCGTGCGGGCATGGCCGAAGCGGCGGAACCCCCCGGGTTCGAGGACCCACGAACGCTCCTCTACGAGGGGACGGTGGCCTCGATCATCGTCCTCGTCTACCAGTTCGTCCCCCTGTTCGTCGCGACGCTGACGGTCGGGGGGACGGTCCTGGCGGTCCTGACCGGCGTCGAAGTCGGTGTGGTCCCGGGGCTGGTCGGTCTCCTCGGGGGGCTGGCGCTCGCCGCGATACTCGCCGTGGTCCTCGGCTACGTCACCCTGATCGGCCTCGCCAACTACGCCCACGAGGGTGACCTCCGGGCGGGGTTCGACCTCGGCGTGTGCCGCGCCGTGGCGTTCGACGGCGCCTACGCCGTCCCGTGGCTGTACGGCGTTCTCCTTCTCGTCGCCGGAAACGTCGTGGCGGGAGTCCTTGGGTTCGTCCCCGTCGTCGGCGTGCTGGCCGTCTTCTACGCACAGGTGGCGGCGGCCTGGGCCTGGGGCAAGGGGTTCGCCGACGCGACGGGTCTCGACGACGCGCCGGAGCCACAGGGGACGGCCACGGGGTGA